GGGTCGATGCCCATGGGCGCGATGCGCTGCGCCTGGGGGAATTCGCGGTGGCCGCGGCCAAACTGAGCCAGGCACGGCTTGTCGCCACCCGCGTCGATGCCGAGGAACTCTTCCTGGCCTGCCGCAAGCTGGGATTCAAGGCTTTTCAGGGTTATGCCTTCACGCGCCTTGCGCCGGACAAGCCCAGCCGCCTCAACGCCCAGCGCCTGCGCGTCATGGAGCTCCTCAACCTGACGTTGAGCCGCGCCGAGATCGAGGACATCGAGGCGGTGTTCAAACGGGAGCCGCTCCTTGCCTACAAGCTTTTGCGCTACATCAATTCCGCCGCCAGCGGCCTGCTGCAGCCGGTGCGCTCCATCAGTCACGCGCTCATGGTGCTGGGCTACGAAAAGCTCTACCGCTGGCTCACCCTGCTTCTGTTCGCCAGCGGCGAGCCGGATTTCCGCACCCTCGCCCTCATGCGCACTGCCCTCGTGCGCGGCCGCTTCGCCGAGCTTTTGGGTCGGGACCGCCTGCCGCGGGAGGCGGTCGATGCCCTGTTCATCGTCGGCATGTTTTCCACCCTCGATGCCCTGCTCAATCTGCCCATGAACGAGGCGCTGGCGGGACTCAAGCTGCCGCTGGAAATCAAGCAGGCTTTGCTTGCGCGGGAAGGCCCCTATGCGCCCTACCTGGAGCTGGTGCTGGCCACGGAGGAAGGGGAGGAACACATCCTGGAAACCTATGCCGCGGTATGCGGCATCGATGCGGCCACCCTCAACGCCGCCCAGGCGGAGGCACTGCGGTGGGCCGACGAGATGGACCAGGCGTGATGCATCTATGGCCAGAGCGGCCCGCCACCACGCCGTGAAGGGAGCGGTTTGAGCGATCAGCTTTCGCGGCGGGGGCGCAGCGGCACCACATGGGCCGAGGCGGCCGGCTGCGTCAATGGCGCAGGCTCGCTCAACTGGCGCACCGACCAGAGGAAGCCGTGGTCGCCATAGACCAGTTCCCACATCATCCTGGAGAGTTTCAGACAAGCCTGCAGGGGATTGTCACAACGCGCCCGCTCCATGTCGATGCGCCACTGGAAGCGTTGCAGGCGTTCCCGCACGTGGGGCGGGGCCTGGGCGATGAGGGCCTCGATGGCTGCCTGGCGGCGCGACTCGAAGGCCGCCGGATCACTCTGCGCCAGGCGCATCCACTCATCGAAATCGAAGCGGGAACCACTCTCGCTCATGACGGGTTCTCCTTGGAGGACCTGTCGTCGATTATGCCTGAGGCTACGCCGCAAAATCCACCAGCCTGGACCTCGCACCCGGCTTTCTGTCTAAAGTGTCATGGTTAGCGCCTCCGCCAGGCTAAGGCTTGTTGCGCCCGTCCCCCTGACGAAAAGGGGCGTGCGCTTGCAGCTCCCCCATCACCTGCGCCACCTGGGCAGCCTCCGCAGTGAGGACGCGGCCGATGAAGGCGGCGAAATCTCCATCGGCAAACCAGTGGGCCGACCAGGTGAGGCTGGGAACGAACCCCCGCGGCAGCTTGTGCTCCCCGCCCGCGCCGCCTTCGAAACGCGCCAGACCCCGTTCGATGCAAAAGGCAATGCCCTGGTAATAGCAGGTTTCGAAATGCAGGCCCGGCACGAATTCGAGACTTCCCCAATAGCGGCCATAGAGCGCCTCGCCATCGAAAAGATTGAGTGCCGCGGCAATGGGCTTGTCGCCACGGCGCGCGAGCACGAGCAGGCACGCCTCACCGAGATGCGTGCCCAGCTCGAGGAAAAACGCCAAGTTGAGATAGGGCGCGCTACCGTGCTCCCGGTAGGTGTGGCGGTAACAGCGGTTGAAGAAATGCCAATCCGCCTCACTGATTTGGGAGCCAATGCGCCA
This region of Burkholderiales bacterium genomic DNA includes:
- a CDS encoding HDOD domain-containing protein, with translation MLGKYFKFFTGRPAKEAKPPADDAPAGAPIEEIVPLLDKPPRPVAAENRVVDTAATQSVVNDLLPIETHGKRTRVADLLQRFLGRQPVLDAAGHILGYELRLKKTLPPAASATLQQMLDEMLLASLLDLDIHALRGGRLIFVPLSVHTLDSGFLPRLAGEGLVLAVRAEGEPVELARRLSELKGLGYGLALDEPELDDAMGPLLPLADYLRVDAHGRDALRLGEFAVAAAKLSQARLVATRVDAEELFLACRKLGFKAFQGYAFTRLAPDKPSRLNAQRLRVMELLNLTLSRAEIEDIEAVFKREPLLAYKLLRYINSAASGLLQPVRSISHALMVLGYEKLYRWLTLLLFASGEPDFRTLALMRTALVRGRFAELLGRDRLPREAVDALFIVGMFSTLDALLNLPMNEALAGLKLPLEIKQALLAREGPYAPYLELVLATEEGEEHILETYAAVCGIDAATLNAAQAEALRWADEMDQA
- a CDS encoding DUF3135 domain-containing protein, whose product is MSESGSRFDFDEWMRLAQSDPAAFESRRQAAIEALIAQAPPHVRERLQRFQWRIDMERARCDNPLQACLKLSRMMWELVYGDHGFLWSVRQLSEPAPLTQPAASAHVVPLRPRRES